A single window of Candidatus Omnitrophota bacterium DNA harbors:
- a CDS encoding rubredoxin, giving the protein MSKYKCTVCGYIYDPAVGDLDNGVAPGTSFESLPGDWVCPECGVGKDMFEKI; this is encoded by the coding sequence ATGAGCAAATACAAGTGCACTGTTTGCGGGTACATCTATGACCCTGCTGTTGGGGATCTGGATAATGGAGTAGCCCCGGGAACTTCTTTTGAGTCCCTGCCCGGTGATTGGGTCTGTCCGGAATGCGGCGTGGGTAAAGACATGTTTGAGAAGATATAA
- a CDS encoding FprA family A-type flavoprotein — translation MENIRLKENIFWVGAIDWNVRNFHGHTYATERGTTYNAYLIIDDKVTLIDAVHKDFSQGLFDNIRGIVPLEKIDYIVVNHLEPDHTGSLPELLKLAPKAKLYGSFKCKEGLEKYYFIKPDFQVVRTGEVLKLGKRSLSFIEAPMLHWPDSMFSYCPEEKILFPNDAFGQHLATSGRFDDTVDNCALMDEAAKYYGNILWPLSSLVVRKIEQVLKSGIPIEMIAPSHGVIWRKDPAKIINSYLYWGKNSSKEKVVIVYETMWGNTAKLASVIAGALMDSGIEVKLFDLNASSRTQIIKEMLDAKGFVIGSSTHDNDMLANMAGFLELLKGFAPRERLGFCFGSYGWAGGAVESIENKLKSFGVNLPVESFSVKFTPSQEEIKSCYEAAIQFAKEVKNVLRKM, via the coding sequence ATGGAAAACATAAGATTAAAAGAAAATATCTTTTGGGTGGGGGCTATTGATTGGAATGTGCGTAATTTTCATGGGCATACCTATGCCACAGAACGCGGTACAACCTATAACGCCTATCTGATTATCGATGATAAGGTAACGCTTATTGATGCAGTGCATAAAGATTTCTCCCAGGGATTATTTGATAATATAAGAGGTATTGTGCCCTTGGAGAAAATAGATTATATTGTGGTTAATCATCTGGAGCCTGACCATACAGGATCGCTTCCGGAGCTTTTAAAGCTTGCCCCAAAAGCAAAACTATATGGAAGCTTTAAATGTAAAGAGGGATTAGAAAAATATTATTTTATCAAACCAGATTTCCAGGTAGTGCGCACAGGCGAGGTCTTAAAATTAGGGAAGAGAAGTTTGTCTTTTATCGAAGCGCCCATGCTGCATTGGCCAGACAGCATGTTTAGCTATTGTCCCGAAGAAAAAATCCTTTTTCCCAATGATGCCTTTGGCCAGCATTTGGCAACATCAGGCAGGTTTGACGATACTGTAGACAATTGCGCGCTGATGGATGAGGCAGCCAAGTATTATGGGAATATACTTTGGCCTTTGAGTTCTTTAGTAGTAAGAAAGATAGAGCAGGTATTAAAATCAGGCATCCCTATTGAAATGATTGCCCCCAGCCACGGAGTTATCTGGCGTAAAGACCCAGCCAAGATCATTAATTCCTATCTTTATTGGGGCAAGAATAGCAGTAAAGAAAAAGTAGTCATTGTTTATGAGACCATGTGGGGAAATACCGCGAAATTGGCTTCTGTGATTGCCGGAGCGCTTATGGATTCTGGCATAGAGGTAAAACTTTTTGATTTAAATGCTTCTAGCCGCACCCAGATCATCAAAGAGATGCTCGATGCCAAGGGTTTTGTCATAGGCTCTTCCACGCATGATAACGATATGTTGGCCAACATGGCAGGATTTTTAGAATTATTAAAAGGTTTTGCCCCCAGGGAAAGGCTTGGTTTTTGTTTTGGTTCTTATGGCTGGGCAGGGGGCGCGGTAGAAAGCATAGAAAATAAATTAAAATCTTTTGGGGTTAATCTTCCCGTAGAGAGTTTTTCGGTTAAGTTTACTCCCAGCCAAGAAGAAATAAAATCATGTTATGAAGCTGCAATACAATTCGCAAAGGAGGTGAAAAATGTCTTGCGGAAAATGTAA
- a CDS encoding FAD-binding oxidoreductase has protein sequence MKDFRMKFIEKIPRTPTVISFRFFPQERVDFLPGQFMRLIFDEHNPGNKELNKYLSLSCGTDKGYIEVTKRISASSFSNKLLGLNKDDSVSVQGPLGSCVFEKQFKKVSFLVGGIGITPVISMLEYVLSNKIQSDISVFYSNRNEEEIAFKKQLDDWMEINKSLKVYYTVTECAPKDKNCFYGGINKELLSANICDAQERVIFIFGPPKMVEAMQVLAQGINCPQTNIKTEKFIGY, from the coding sequence ATGAAAGATTTCCGGATGAAATTTATAGAAAAAATTCCAAGGACCCCGACTGTGATCAGTTTCCGTTTCTTCCCGCAAGAAAGAGTTGATTTTCTTCCTGGTCAATTTATGCGCCTTATCTTTGATGAGCATAATCCTGGTAACAAAGAATTGAATAAATATCTTTCTTTGTCCTGCGGTACAGATAAAGGGTATATCGAAGTTACCAAGAGGATAAGCGCGTCCAGTTTCTCAAATAAGCTTTTAGGCCTTAATAAAGATGATTCCGTGTCTGTTCAGGGCCCTTTGGGGTCATGTGTTTTTGAGAAGCAATTTAAAAAGGTCAGTTTCTTGGTCGGCGGCATAGGGATTACACCTGTTATTTCCATGTTGGAGTATGTCTTAAGCAACAAGATCCAAAGCGATATATCCGTTTTTTATTCTAACCGCAATGAAGAAGAAATAGCTTTTAAGAAACAGCTGGATGATTGGATGGAAATCAATAAATCCTTGAAAGTTTATTATACTGTAACCGAATGTGCGCCTAAAGATAAAAACTGTTTTTATGGAGGCATTAACAAAGAGCTTCTTTCTGCTAATATCTGTGATGCCCAAGAAAGGGTAATTTTTATCTTTGGGCCGCCAAAGATGGTAGAGGCAATGCAGGTTTTAGCCCAAGGGATAAACTGCCCGCAAACTAACATTAAGACCGAGAAATTCATTGGTTATTAA
- a CDS encoding LemA family protein: protein MGLVVLIILGGMVVVALAWFFGIYNNLIALRVRVENAVSQIDVQLKRRHDLIPNLVEAVKGYMAHEKDTLERVIKARMQAIDAKGLQDKAASENFLSQTLRSLFAVFERYPDLKANQNVLQLQEELISTENRITFARQYYNDEAGRFNTLIQTVPVNIVAQLGGFIKKDFFEVGDPQERQAPQVKF from the coding sequence ATGGGGTTAGTAGTGCTTATTATTTTAGGCGGCATGGTTGTTGTGGCGCTGGCATGGTTTTTTGGTATATATAATAATTTAATCGCTTTAAGGGTCAGGGTTGAGAATGCGGTTAGCCAAATTGACGTGCAGCTTAAAAGAAGGCATGACCTTATCCCTAATTTAGTTGAGGCGGTTAAAGGCTACATGGCGCATGAAAAAGACACCTTAGAGCGGGTAATAAAAGCGCGCATGCAGGCAATTGATGCTAAGGGCTTGCAGGATAAAGCAGCTTCAGAGAATTTCTTAAGCCAAACCCTTCGTTCGCTCTTTGCGGTATTTGAAAGATACCCGGATCTAAAAGCTAATCAAAATGTTTTACAGCTTCAGGAGGAATTAATTTCCACGGAGAATCGGATTACCTTTGCCCGGCAGTATTACAATGATGAGGCGGGAAGATTTAATACTCTTATTCAAACTGTCCCCGTGAATATAGTAGCTCAATTAGGGGGTTTTATCAAAAAAGATTTCTTTGAGGTTGGCGATCCCCAAGAACGCCAGGCGCCGCAGGTAAAGTTTTAA
- a CDS encoding zinc metalloprotease HtpX, with protein MAFSFIDIENKKSKEIIYLFILLIAIYFLTVYLGLSIILNRFLAFNQAIIALLAAFVFAAGHWIFSTSNLLGQITQRLGTDTADPEDNYHKVLQNVVDEVSVAIGGRKIQALVIPDASLNAFALEDFNGNAVIGVTEGLLSRLSRSQIEAVVAHEAGHIASHDSLTTTISCSLAEIYNESLKGLNNLLRKSRQRVWPALFLLYLVMMVMNFLSLLLRMCVSRQREYRADALSVRLTRNPLSLAEALMIISGSWHGTGIEGEALESIFIVNPRLRLIDEKDGFMARLFSTHPPIQKRISILLDMGHLDGNTLEERLRAQGRNYRPTVAQEIALEHQTNTQNPRWKVMEEGVWEGPFSLAQIKEKKDFSFDSWVMREDKEEVFPAYYDPVLAGIFLRESEGEQSKLSCPRCKIALGKVNYEGLGVFKCPSCLGYLLPSRKISRILIREVEDFGQNIIDRAEVLIKTKNKFKLPMGRDLSSVWVYKCPNCQRQMHREFFLFSYPIEVDKCIYCGNLWFEKDQLQILEYIYQNKQRFFPAATAQEPWQEEIS; from the coding sequence ATGGCCTTTTCCTTTATTGATATAGAGAATAAAAAGAGCAAAGAAATAATTTATCTTTTTATTTTGCTTATCGCTATCTATTTTCTCACCGTCTATCTGGGTCTTTCAATTATTCTTAATAGGTTTCTTGCGTTTAATCAGGCAATAATAGCTTTATTGGCAGCATTTGTTTTTGCCGCCGGGCATTGGATATTTTCTACAAGTAACCTTTTGGGGCAGATAACCCAGCGTTTAGGCACTGATACCGCAGATCCCGAAGATAATTATCATAAAGTCCTGCAGAATGTAGTGGATGAAGTATCAGTTGCTATTGGCGGAAGAAAAATCCAGGCTTTGGTCATTCCCGATGCCTCATTAAATGCCTTTGCCTTGGAAGATTTTAACGGTAATGCTGTGATTGGGGTCACCGAAGGGCTTTTGTCACGGCTCTCCCGCAGCCAAATAGAAGCAGTGGTAGCGCATGAGGCAGGACACATTGCTTCTCACGATTCTCTTACTACTACTATTAGTTGCTCTTTGGCGGAAATCTATAACGAAAGCCTGAAAGGGCTAAACAATTTATTAAGAAAATCCCGCCAGCGCGTCTGGCCGGCTTTGTTTCTTTTGTATTTAGTGATGATGGTAATGAATTTCTTAAGCCTTTTGTTGCGCATGTGCGTTTCGCGGCAGAGGGAATACCGGGCTGATGCCTTGTCTGTGCGTTTAACGCGCAATCCTTTAAGTTTAGCTGAAGCACTTATGATTATATCCGGAAGTTGGCATGGCACTGGCATAGAGGGAGAAGCATTGGAATCAATTTTTATTGTTAACCCGCGCCTGCGCCTTATTGACGAGAAAGATGGTTTTATGGCAAGGCTATTTTCTACTCATCCGCCGATCCAAAAAAGAATTTCTATTCTTTTGGATATGGGGCATCTGGACGGGAATACCTTAGAAGAAAGATTAAGGGCGCAAGGCCGTAATTATCGTCCGACAGTAGCACAAGAAATAGCGCTTGAGCATCAAACCAATACACAAAATCCACGCTGGAAGGTTATGGAAGAAGGTGTGTGGGAAGGTCCGTTTTCCTTAGCCCAGATTAAGGAAAAGAAAGATTTTAGTTTTGATTCCTGGGTTATGCGGGAGGATAAAGAAGAGGTGTTCCCTGCTTATTATGATCCTGTCCTGGCAGGCATCTTTCTTAGAGAATCTGAAGGCGAACAAAGCAAGCTATCCTGCCCGCGTTGTAAGATTGCTTTGGGTAAAGTAAATTATGAAGGCTTAGGCGTATTTAAATGCCCCAGCTGCCTTGGGTATTTACTGCCAAGCAGAAAAATAAGCCGTATTCTTATTCGGGAAGTAGAGGATTTTGGGCAAAATATCATAGACAGGGCAGAGGTTTTGATTAAGACAAAAAATAAATTTAAGCTTCCTATGGGAAGAGATCTTTCTTCGGTTTGGGTGTATAAATGTCCCAATTGCCAGCGTCAGATGCACCGGGAGTTTTTCCTTTTCTCATATCCGATAGAAGTGGATAAATGTATTTATTGCGGTAACCTTTGGTTTGAGAAAGACCAACTGCAGATTTTGGAGTATATATACCAGAATAAGCAGAGATTTTTCCCTGCTGCCACAGCGCAAGAGCCTTGGCAGGAAGAAATATCTTGA
- a CDS encoding class II SORL domain-containing protein yields the protein MKDIIQSADWKKEKHVPVIELKSNVAKGASIDVIVSVGKEIAHPNTTEHHIAWINVYFLPKDEKFAYQIIKIDFASHGSSAQGPNTSTIFTSPVVNFSFKTEKSGTIIAESYCNIHGVWESSLDVNV from the coding sequence ATGAAAGATATTATTCAGTCTGCTGATTGGAAAAAAGAAAAGCATGTCCCGGTAATTGAATTGAAATCCAATGTTGCTAAGGGCGCTTCTATTGATGTTATAGTAAGCGTCGGTAAAGAAATTGCCCACCCCAATACCACCGAGCATCACATTGCCTGGATTAACGTTTACTTCTTACCCAAAGATGAAAAATTTGCTTATCAAATAATAAAAATAGACTTCGCGTCTCATGGTTCATCAGCGCAAGGCCCCAATACAAGCACGATATTTACCTCTCCGGTAGTGAATTTCTCTTTTAAAACCGAGAAGTCCGGCACTATTATCGCGGAAAGTTATTGTAATATACATGGGGTTTGGGAAAGTTCTTTGGACGTGAATGTATAA
- a CDS encoding pyridoxamine 5'-phosphate oxidase family protein has translation MPIISESVRDFLSQQGFVILSTIDKKGRPHSACKGIVRIGSNDDIYLLDLYKRESFSNLKANPCVSLTMVDEHNFKGFCLKGYAQIVHIAEASKDLLEIWETRITSRIAARLIKNIGADKPLKHHPEASLPAPAYFILVKIDQVVDLAPLKLKA, from the coding sequence ATGCCCATAATTTCTGAATCTGTACGTGATTTCTTAAGTCAGCAGGGGTTTGTTATTTTGTCTACCATTGACAAAAAAGGAAGGCCGCATAGCGCCTGTAAGGGAATTGTTCGAATCGGCAGTAACGATGATATATACCTTTTGGATTTATACAAGCGCGAAAGCTTTTCTAATCTTAAGGCAAACCCCTGCGTCAGCCTAACAATGGTGGATGAGCACAATTTCAAGGGTTTTTGTTTAAAAGGCTATGCCCAGATCGTCCATATAGCGGAAGCCAGCAAAGATCTTTTAGAGATTTGGGAGACTAGGATTACCAGCCGTATCGCCGCAAGGCTTATCAAAAATATTGGCGCGGATAAACCTTTAAAGCATCATCCTGAAGCCAGCCTTCCCGCGCCAGCCTATTTTATTTTAGTCAAAATTGACCAGGTTGTGGATTTAGCCCCTCTTAAGCTTAAGGCTTGA
- a CDS encoding FAD-dependent oxidoreductase, whose translation MYDLIIIGAGPAGITAAVYAARKAMNMLVLTLDIGGQASTSGDIQNYTGYQFISGPELALKFEEHMRAYKIPVHEREYVISVEAVDNMIRVSTVKGVYKARCLIIASGKKSRSLNVPGEEQFKNKGLTYCATCDGPIFKGKPVAVIGAGNSALDAALQLVRIASKVYIVNSGEKITGDAIMLEALQKEKNAEVLNNSKVIEIMGDKFVNSVRINNSGIVRDIPAEGVFVEIGLLPNSDFINCVDKNSLGEIKVDRFNKTSVPGIFAAGDVTDVAEKQIIIAAGEGAKAVLSAFRYLTGAGS comes from the coding sequence ATGTATGATTTGATTATTATTGGCGCCGGGCCCGCCGGGATTACCGCCGCAGTTTATGCCGCAAGAAAGGCAATGAACATGCTTGTCTTAACCTTGGATATCGGAGGGCAGGCTTCCACAAGCGGCGATATTCAGAATTATACCGGCTATCAATTTATAAGCGGCCCCGAATTAGCTCTTAAGTTTGAAGAGCATATGCGAGCTTATAAAATACCTGTTCATGAAAGAGAGTATGTAATTTCAGTAGAAGCCGTAGATAATATGATCCGCGTTTCTACGGTTAAAGGTGTTTATAAGGCGCGGTGTTTGATCATCGCGTCGGGTAAAAAGTCTCGTTCTCTTAACGTGCCCGGTGAAGAACAATTCAAGAACAAAGGCTTAACTTATTGCGCTACATGCGACGGCCCGATCTTTAAAGGCAAGCCTGTTGCTGTTATAGGCGCAGGAAATTCAGCGCTTGATGCCGCCTTGCAGCTAGTTAGGATTGCCAGCAAGGTTTATATCGTAAATTCAGGTGAAAAAATAACCGGCGATGCTATAATGTTAGAGGCTTTGCAGAAAGAAAAGAACGCAGAAGTGCTTAATAATTCAAAGGTCATTGAAATTATGGGGGATAAATTTGTGAATTCTGTAAGAATCAATAATAGCGGAATTGTTCGAGATATCCCGGCAGAAGGGGTATTTGTTGAAATAGGTTTATTGCCCAATTCTGATTTTATCAATTGCGTGGATAAAAACAGCCTTGGCGAAATAAAAGTGGATAGATTTAATAAGACAAGCGTCCCGGGTATTTTTGCCGCAGGGGATGTTACCGATGTTGCGGAAAAACAGATAATCATCGCCGCCGGAGAAGGCGCGAAAGCGGTATTATCCGCTTTCAGGTATTTAACCGGCGCAGGATCTTAA
- a CDS encoding NifU family protein has protein sequence MKEKIEQALKNVRPMLQADGGDVSLVDVTADGIVKLRLTGACGCCPMSQITLKMGIEKMLKEQVPGIKEVQSV, from the coding sequence ATGAAGGAAAAAATTGAACAGGCTTTAAAAAATGTGCGTCCCATGCTTCAAGCGGATGGCGGGGATGTGTCATTGGTAGATGTAACCGCAGATGGCATAGTTAAACTAAGGCTTACCGGAGCTTGCGGTTGTTGCCCGATGAGCCAGATTACTCTAAAAATGGGAATTGAAAAAATGCTTAAAGAGCAAGTCCCCGGGATAAAAGAGGTTCAATCGGTTTAA
- a CDS encoding homocysteine biosynthesis protein produces MKTIKEINEKIKKGQVVVITAKEAVQLVRKKGAKKASQEVDVVTTGTFGPMCSSAAYFNIGHCKPRIKIGGGSCDLNEVPCYTGFAAVDILLGATALPEDDPRNKVFPGEFKYGGAHVIHELVAGKDVKLEAYAYGTDCYPRKEIKTFINLKDINEAVLFNIRNCYQNYNVAVNLSDKTIYTYMGMLKPKIGNANYCSAGELSPLLKDPNYRTIGIGTKIFLGGGVGYVSWQGTQHNPIAKRLPNGITCVPAGTLAVIGDLKKMRPKWLVGVSMLGYGVSLAVGIGVPIPVLDEQVMASAGVPDDEIFASIVDYSKNYPNMIAESLGQISYADLESGKINIRGKDVLTGNLSSRLRALQIAEELKSWIKKGDFALSESVAPLPDKDSGYTCRALKEKPFK; encoded by the coding sequence ATGAAGACGATAAAAGAAATAAATGAGAAAATAAAAAAAGGCCAGGTGGTAGTTATTACCGCCAAAGAAGCGGTGCAATTGGTGCGTAAAAAAGGCGCGAAAAAAGCTTCTCAAGAAGTGGATGTGGTCACTACCGGCACCTTTGGACCGATGTGTTCTTCCGCAGCCTACTTTAATATCGGCCACTGCAAGCCGCGGATCAAAATAGGAGGGGGAAGTTGCGATTTAAATGAAGTGCCTTGTTATACGGGTTTTGCCGCGGTAGATATTCTATTAGGGGCAACTGCCTTGCCCGAGGATGACCCGCGCAATAAAGTATTCCCCGGGGAATTTAAATACGGCGGAGCGCATGTCATTCATGAGCTTGTTGCAGGAAAAGATGTGAAGCTGGAAGCCTATGCCTATGGCACAGATTGTTATCCGCGCAAGGAAATCAAGACTTTTATTAATTTAAAAGATATTAATGAGGCAGTTCTTTTTAATATCCGTAATTGTTACCAAAATTATAATGTTGCGGTTAATCTTTCAGATAAGACGATTTATACCTATATGGGGATGTTAAAACCAAAGATCGGGAACGCTAATTATTGCTCTGCCGGAGAATTGTCGCCGCTTCTTAAAGACCCCAATTACCGCACTATTGGTATCGGCACAAAAATATTCTTAGGCGGAGGGGTTGGTTATGTAAGCTGGCAGGGGACACAGCATAATCCAATTGCCAAGCGTCTGCCCAACGGAATAACTTGTGTGCCGGCTGGGACCTTGGCGGTGATCGGAGATTTAAAAAAGATGAGGCCTAAGTGGCTTGTGGGGGTTAGCATGCTTGGGTATGGAGTCAGTTTAGCTGTGGGGATAGGCGTTCCCATACCGGTATTGGATGAACAGGTGATGGCTTCTGCCGGAGTGCCCGATGATGAAATCTTCGCTTCCATTGTGGATTATAGCAAGAATTATCCCAATATGATCGCGGAAAGTTTAGGCCAGATAAGTTACGCTGACCTTGAGTCGGGCAAGATCAATATCAGGGGTAAGGATGTACTTACAGGAAATCTTTCCAGCCGGCTTCGCGCTTTGCAAATAGCCGAGGAATTAAAGAGCTGGATCAAAAAAGGAGATTTTGCTTTAAGTGAAAGCGTGGCTCCTCTTCCGGATAAAGATTCCGGGTATACCTGCCGCGCTTTAAAGGAAAAGCCGTTTAAATAA
- a CDS encoding NrdH-redoxin, with protein sequence MPKKITVYSTSTCSFCIRLKEFLKENNLIFENKDVALDQVAAEEMMSKSSQMGVPVVDIEGEIIVGFDKDKIKQALGMK encoded by the coding sequence ATGCCTAAGAAAATTACAGTTTACAGCACTTCCACTTGTTCTTTTTGCATCCGCCTTAAAGAATTCTTGAAAGAGAATAACCTTATCTTTGAGAATAAAGATGTCGCCTTGGACCAAGTAGCCGCAGAGGAAATGATGAGCAAGTCTTCTCAAATGGGAGTGCCGGTTGTGGATATTGAAGGAGAAATTATCGTTGGCTTTGACAAAGATAAAATAAAACAAGCCCTGGGAATGAAATAA
- a CDS encoding 4Fe-4S binding protein, producing MSGNNIFLTHRRLKQTFLAAIFVAILALSWPYPVLGLFIPVCMLLGIFIGFKNGRKWCDWYCPRGSFWDAFILKISPQKPIPQVFKKIVFRVLVMALLMSALVFNIYRVYPDLTKIARVFVFMLSATTLLGVVLALFIHQRSFCYLCPVGTMIHLTSYARNYLKIDPQLCVECKLCAKACPVGIKPYLFKSAGQIKDRDCLNCLCCKSVCPKKAIDKV from the coding sequence ATGTCAGGGAATAATATTTTTCTCACTCACCGCAGGCTTAAACAAACTTTTCTAGCCGCTATATTTGTGGCCATTCTTGCTTTAAGCTGGCCGTATCCCGTCTTAGGCTTATTTATACCGGTGTGCATGCTTTTAGGGATATTTATCGGTTTTAAGAATGGCCGTAAATGGTGCGATTGGTATTGCCCCAGAGGAAGCTTCTGGGACGCTTTTATTTTGAAGATAAGCCCCCAGAAACCCATTCCGCAGGTTTTCAAGAAAATTGTTTTTAGGGTTTTGGTTATGGCATTGCTAATGTCCGCATTGGTTTTTAATATCTATCGTGTTTATCCGGATCTTACTAAGATAGCGCGCGTTTTTGTTTTTATGCTAAGCGCTACCACTTTATTAGGGGTTGTTTTGGCTTTGTTTATCCACCAGCGCAGCTTTTGTTATTTGTGCCCGGTAGGAACAATGATTCATCTTACCAGTTACGCTAGAAATTATTTAAAGATTGACCCTCAGCTTTGCGTGGAATGTAAGCTTTGCGCTAAAGCCTGTCCGGTCGGGATTAAACCTTATCTTTTTAAGTCTGCCGGGCAAATAAAAGACAGGGATTGTTTAAACTGCCTTTGCTGTAAGTCGGTCTGTCCGAAAAAGGCGATAGATAAAGTTTAG
- the cysK gene encoding cysteine synthase A: MKIAKDIIELVGNTALVRLNRVTAGTGAQVAAKLEFFNPCSSVKDRIGKAMIEDALKAGRIKKDTVIVEPTSGNTGIALAFVCAVKALKLILVMPETMSIERRKLLSFLGAQIILTAGDKGMSGAVKKAEDLVAAHKNYIMLGQFNNPSNPKAHFDTTAQEIWRDTEGKIDILVAGVGTGGTITGCARALKEKKKSIKIVAVEPASSAVLSGEPAGAHKIQGIGAGFVPEVLDLKLVDEIIKVTNEEAFHASRDLALKEGILSGISSGASLVAGLNLARRKENKGKLIVVIFPDTAERYLSTELLQV, from the coding sequence ATGAAAATAGCCAAGGATATTATAGAGCTTGTTGGTAATACTGCGCTTGTAAGGCTGAACAGGGTAACAGCTGGTACAGGTGCGCAAGTAGCGGCAAAGCTTGAATTTTTTAATCCTTGCTCCTCGGTAAAAGATCGTATCGGTAAGGCAATGATCGAGGACGCTCTCAAGGCTGGCAGGATCAAGAAGGACACGGTGATTGTTGAGCCTACTTCCGGGAATACCGGAATTGCTTTAGCTTTTGTTTGTGCAGTCAAGGCCCTGAAACTTATTTTAGTTATGCCTGAGACGATGAGCATAGAAAGGCGCAAGCTTTTAAGTTTCTTAGGCGCTCAGATCATTTTAACTGCTGGCGATAAGGGTATGTCTGGGGCGGTGAAAAAAGCGGAAGATTTAGTTGCAGCGCACAAAAATTATATTATGCTGGGGCAGTTTAATAATCCGTCTAACCCAAAGGCGCACTTTGATACCACCGCCCAAGAGATCTGGCGCGATACAGAAGGTAAAATAGATATATTGGTTGCTGGAGTAGGTACCGGAGGCACAATTACAGGTTGCGCCAGGGCTTTAAAGGAGAAAAAGAAAAGTATTAAGATTGTGGCGGTAGAACCGGCTTCTTCTGCGGTTTTATCCGGAGAGCCCGCGGGCGCGCATAAGATACAGGGTATTGGAGCGGGTTTTGTCCCAGAGGTTTTGGATTTGAAACTTGTGGATGAGATTATCAAGGTTACCAATGAAGAAGCTTTTCATGCTTCCAGGGATTTGGCGTTAAAAGAGGGGATTTTGTCCGGGATTTCTTCCGGAGCCAGCCTTGTTGCCGGCCTGAATCTGGCAAGGCGCAAAGAAAATAAAGGAAAACTTATTGTAGTTATTTTCCCGGATACCGCAGAGAGGTATTTGAGTACCGAACTTTTACAGGTATAA
- a CDS encoding Rrf2 family transcriptional regulator codes for MRITYKGDYALKTILILVASYGKKPVTISELACQADIPVKFLEQILLDLKRGGFVQSQRGKIGGYSLAKHPSKITLGDVVRFIDGPVEPIACVSSSYSGCNDIRKCVFRPVWQAISRKIAQVVDNVNFEQLAKDYYKKKGNINLTYQI; via the coding sequence ATGCGCATAACCTATAAAGGCGATTACGCCTTAAAAACAATTCTTATACTGGTTGCTTCTTACGGGAAAAAACCGGTGACTATCTCGGAACTTGCTTGCCAGGCGGATATCCCGGTAAAATTCCTTGAGCAAATACTTTTGGATTTAAAGCGCGGGGGATTTGTGCAAAGTCAAAGGGGCAAGATCGGAGGGTACAGCCTTGCAAAGCACCCCTCCAAAATAACCTTAGGGGATGTGGTGCGTTTTATTGACGGGCCGGTTGAGCCGATTGCCTGTGTAAGTTCCTCTTATAGTGGGTGCAATGACATCAGGAAATGTGTTTTTCGCCCGGTATGGCAGGCGATAAGCCGCAAGATAGCCCAGGTAGTAGACAATGTTAATTTTGAGCAATTAGCAAAAGATTATTATAAGAAAAAAGGCAATATTAATCTAACCTATCAAATCTAA